The Campylobacter concisus sequence TGCTCGTACTGGTAAATACACGCTTGGTGGAGATAATCTCATCTTAAACTCAAAAAATGAGAGCTATATAAGCTATGCAGACCTTGCGCTTGCGATCATAGACGAGCTAAAAAATAAAAAATTTATACAAAAACGCTTCACGGCAGTTGGCGAGCGAGCATAAAATTATAGATTTGACATAGCTGACACAAAAAGCCGGCTTGTCAAATCTAAACTAAAAATAAACTGCTTTTAGTAAAAATTTAAAGTATAATCAGAGAAAATTTCAAGGACGATCATGCAAGTAGGGATTAAGTTTTCAACCGCGATCCATGTAGTTTTAGCAGCTTGTTTTTTCAAAGAAGAAAAAGTCACGAGCGAATTTATAGCAAGTAGTATAAACACGAATCCGGTCATAGTTAGGCGCCTGCTCGGTACTCTAAAGGCTGCAGGACTCGTGAATGTCGTAGCTGGAGTTGGTGGAGTGAGTCTTGCGAAAGAGCCAAAAGATATAACCCTCCTTCAAATTTTTAACGCAGTAAATGATAAAGAAAAACTTTTTAAGATCCACTCTGACTCACCTAAAGCCTGCCCACTTGGTAGCAAGATCGAGGGACTTTTAACTGGTCACTTCCTAAAAGCACAAGAAGCTTTAGAGGATAGTTTAAGAAGCATTACTTTACAAG is a genomic window containing:
- a CDS encoding Rrf2 family transcriptional regulator, with amino-acid sequence MQVGIKFSTAIHVVLAACFFKEEKVTSEFIASSINTNPVIVRRLLGTLKAAGLVNVVAGVGGVSLAKEPKDITLLQIFNAVNDKEKLFKIHSDSPKACPLGSKIEGLLTGHFLKAQEALEDSLRSITLQ